In Actinomadura luzonensis, a single window of DNA contains:
- a CDS encoding SAM-dependent methyltransferase translates to MDQESLGFDPNTPNVARLYDYYLGGKDHFPADREAAERILKVAPEVRAAARANRAFLGRAVRHLAEAGIRQFLDVGTGLPTQESVHQVAAKVAPGSQVVYVDVDPVVLVHARALLSGQPGTAVVQGDLRKPAEILGHPEVLGAIDFSRPVGVLLVAIMHFVAESDRPKEILATLREAMAPGSYLVLSHGTSDARPEAANRGTEVYRRANAPLTLRSRKRILELFEGFELEDPGLVWLPEWHPEPADTVDFVGAPESSLILCGVARKV, encoded by the coding sequence TTGGACCAGGAGTCCCTCGGCTTCGATCCGAACACGCCCAACGTAGCCCGGCTCTACGACTACTACCTCGGCGGCAAGGACCACTTCCCGGCCGACCGCGAGGCGGCCGAGCGCATCCTCAAGGTCGCGCCCGAGGTGCGGGCCGCGGCCCGGGCCAACCGGGCCTTCCTCGGCCGTGCCGTCCGGCACCTCGCCGAAGCCGGCATCCGGCAGTTCCTCGACGTCGGCACGGGGCTGCCGACGCAGGAGAGCGTGCACCAGGTCGCCGCCAAGGTGGCCCCCGGCTCCCAGGTGGTCTACGTGGACGTGGACCCGGTGGTGCTGGTGCACGCGCGGGCGCTGCTGTCCGGCCAGCCCGGCACGGCGGTGGTCCAGGGCGACCTGCGCAAGCCCGCCGAGATCCTCGGCCATCCCGAGGTGCTCGGGGCGATCGACTTCAGCAGGCCGGTGGGCGTGCTGCTGGTGGCGATCATGCATTTCGTGGCCGAGTCCGACCGGCCGAAGGAGATCCTCGCGACGCTGCGGGAGGCCATGGCCCCCGGCAGCTACCTGGTGCTGTCCCACGGCACCAGCGACGCGCGCCCCGAGGCCGCGAACCGCGGCACCGAGGTCTACCGGCGGGCCAACGCGCCGCTGACGCTGCGCAGCCGGAAGCGGATCCTGGAGCTGTTCGAGGGCTTCGAGCTGGAGGACCCCGGCCTGGTCTGGCTGCCCGAGTGGCATCCCGAGCCGGCCGACACCGTCGACTTCGTCGGCGCGCCCGAGTCGTCGCTGATCCTGTGCGGCGTCGCCAGGAAGGTCTGA
- the tpx gene encoding thiol peroxidase — translation MSDVTFKGNPITVGGTFPKPGDSAPAFRLVGADLAERSLADFGQATKVLNIFPSVDTGVCAASVRRFNQVAAEHPDVAVLCISADLPFAQKRFCGAEGLDNVTTLSLMRGREFLQDYGVAQESGPLAGLAARAVVVLDGDNKVVYSELVPEITQEPDYDGALAALK, via the coding sequence ATGTCCGACGTCACCTTCAAGGGCAACCCGATCACCGTGGGCGGCACCTTCCCCAAGCCCGGCGACAGCGCGCCCGCCTTCCGCCTGGTGGGCGCCGACCTCGCCGAGCGCTCGCTGGCGGACTTCGGCCAGGCCACCAAGGTGCTCAACATCTTCCCGAGCGTCGACACCGGCGTGTGCGCGGCCTCGGTGCGCCGCTTCAACCAGGTGGCCGCCGAGCACCCGGACGTGGCGGTGCTGTGCATCTCGGCCGACCTGCCGTTCGCGCAGAAGCGCTTCTGCGGCGCGGAGGGGCTGGACAACGTGACGACGCTGTCGCTCATGCGGGGCCGCGAGTTCCTCCAGGACTACGGGGTCGCGCAGGAGAGCGGGCCGCTCGCCGGGCTGGCCGCCCGCGCGGTGGTCGTGCTCGACGGCGACAACAAGGTGGTCTACTCCGAGCTGGTGCCGGAGATCACCCAGGAGCCCGACTACGACGGCGCCCTCGCCGCGCTCAAGTAA
- a CDS encoding glucose 1-dehydrogenase → MRALTFAPGKKGTLEVGELPDPTPGPGELLVDGLALGICGTDRELADAEYGWAPPGRDRMVIGHESLGRVVRAPDGSPFSPGDLVVGVVRRPDPVPCGACERGEFDMCRNGQYTERGIKEIDGYASERWTVEAEYAVRLDPSLAAVGMLVEPASVVAKAWEQIERIGSRSYFAPYKLLVTGAGPIGLLAALLGQQRGMEVHVLDRTPPGLKSGLVEELGGAYHSDSSLGPLHEIQPDIIIECTGAGQLVIDAMTATAASGIVCLCGLASGGRTHRVDAGVINRDIVLENDVIFGTVNANQRHFKAAAEALAKADPGWLERLISRRVPLERAMEAFEPVEGDVKVVIDLTA, encoded by the coding sequence ATGCGCGCACTGACGTTCGCGCCGGGCAAGAAGGGGACGCTGGAGGTCGGGGAGCTGCCCGATCCCACGCCGGGGCCGGGCGAGCTGCTGGTCGACGGGCTCGCGCTCGGGATCTGCGGGACCGACAGGGAGCTCGCCGACGCCGAGTACGGCTGGGCGCCGCCGGGCCGCGACCGCATGGTCATCGGGCACGAGTCGCTCGGGCGGGTCGTGCGGGCGCCGGACGGGTCACCGTTCTCGCCGGGCGACCTCGTGGTCGGCGTGGTCCGCCGCCCCGACCCGGTGCCGTGCGGGGCCTGCGAGCGCGGCGAGTTCGACATGTGCCGCAACGGCCAGTACACCGAGCGCGGCATCAAGGAGATCGACGGCTACGCCAGCGAGCGCTGGACCGTCGAGGCCGAGTACGCGGTGCGCCTGGACCCGTCACTGGCCGCCGTCGGCATGCTGGTCGAGCCGGCGTCCGTGGTGGCCAAGGCGTGGGAGCAGATCGAGCGGATCGGCTCGCGGTCCTACTTCGCGCCGTACAAGCTGCTGGTGACCGGCGCGGGGCCGATCGGGCTGCTGGCCGCGCTCCTCGGGCAGCAGCGCGGCATGGAGGTGCACGTGCTGGACCGCACGCCGCCCGGGCTCAAGTCCGGCCTGGTCGAGGAGCTGGGCGGGGCCTACCACTCCGACTCCTCGCTCGGGCCGCTGCACGAGATCCAGCCGGACATCATCATCGAGTGCACGGGGGCGGGGCAGCTCGTCATCGACGCCATGACCGCGACGGCGGCCAGCGGCATCGTCTGCCTGTGCGGGCTGGCCTCCGGCGGGCGGACGCACCGGGTGGACGCCGGGGTGATCAACCGGGACATCGTGCTGGAGAACGACGTCATCTTCGGCACCGTCAACGCCAACCAGCGCCACTTCAAAGCGGCGGCCGAGGCGCTGGCCAAGGCCGATCCCGGGTGGCTGGAGCGGCTGATCAGCCGGCGGGTGCCGCTGGAGCGGGCCATGGAGGCGTTCGAGCCGGTCGAGGGCGACGTCAAGGTGGTCATCGACCTGACGGCGTGA
- the icmF gene encoding fused isobutyryl-CoA mutase/GTPase IcmF, protein MHVPVNPVRFVTAAALFDGHDAAINIMRRILQSQGAEVIHLGHNRSVDEIVTAAVQEDVQGVAISSYQGGHVEFFTYLVELLRERGAGHVKVYGGGGGVIVPEEIELLHARGVTRIFSPEDGQRYGLPGMINKLIEDCDHELGDPPAPDAVLAGDQAALARAITVIETGRAPEGLAEALRHAAGERRAPVLGITGTGGSGKSSLTDELVRRFRVDNDDKLRIAIIAIDPTRRRGGGALLGDRIRMNSLGPQTFFRSLATRGAPNEVPACLDDVIAACRAAGHDLVIVETPGIGQGDAGIVPHVDVPIYVMTPEFGAASQLEKIDMLDFAEAVVINKYERRGAEDALRDVRRQLVRNREAFSARPEDMPVFGTIAARYNDAGVTALYHHLKGLLLPDTGPGLLPEVAGRTSQTSAAIVPPARARYLAEIAETVRGYHAETLAQAEAARRRQQLAAVRDLLGEDDARLRDLQDRAERELSEESRALLDAWPTTRERYRADELVVKVRDREIHTPLWRETLSGNRIPRVALPRYSDHGDLLRFLRGENLPGAFPFTAGVFPFKRDDEDPTRMFAGEGDPFRTNRRFKLLSEGQPATRLSTAFDSVTLYGHDPDPRPDIYGKVGTSGVSIATLDDMKVLYDGFDLTAPGTSVSMTINGPAPTILAFYLNTAIDQVRERFRGEHGRDPDEREDRELTARTLATVRGTVQADILKEDQGQNTCIFSTEFSLRMMADIQEWFIRNGVRNFYSVSISGYHIAEAGANPISQLAFTIANGFTYVEAYLARGMNVDDFAPNLSFFFSNGMDPEYSVLGRVARRIWAVAMRERYGAGERSQKLKYHVQTSGRSLHAQEMNFNDIRTTLQALIAIYDNCNSLHTNAFDEAVTTPSADSVRRAMAIQLIINREWGLARNENPLQGSFVVEELTDLVEEAVLAEFERLSDRGGVLGAMETGYQRGRIQDESMLYEMRKHDGSLPIVGVNTFRKDSEEPEPHPLELARGTEEEKRSQLDRLRAFHERNREEAPRQLARLREAAMSADNAFEVLMEASRHCSLGQITEALFEAGGQYRRNV, encoded by the coding sequence GTGCACGTCCCGGTGAACCCCGTGCGTTTCGTGACCGCCGCGGCCCTGTTCGACGGCCACGACGCGGCGATCAACATCATGCGGCGCATCCTGCAGTCGCAGGGCGCCGAGGTGATCCACCTCGGGCACAACCGCTCGGTGGACGAGATCGTCACCGCCGCCGTCCAGGAGGACGTCCAGGGCGTGGCGATCAGCTCCTACCAGGGCGGGCACGTCGAGTTCTTCACGTACCTGGTCGAGCTGCTGCGCGAGCGCGGCGCCGGGCACGTCAAGGTGTACGGCGGCGGCGGGGGCGTGATCGTCCCCGAGGAGATCGAGCTGCTGCACGCGCGCGGCGTCACCCGCATCTTCTCGCCCGAGGACGGCCAGCGCTACGGCCTGCCCGGCATGATCAACAAGCTGATCGAGGACTGCGACCACGAGCTGGGCGACCCGCCCGCCCCCGACGCCGTGCTCGCCGGCGACCAGGCCGCGCTGGCCCGCGCGATCACCGTCATCGAGACGGGCCGCGCCCCCGAGGGCCTGGCCGAGGCGCTGCGGCACGCCGCGGGGGAGCGGCGCGCGCCGGTGCTCGGCATCACCGGCACCGGCGGCTCGGGCAAGTCCTCGCTCACCGACGAGCTGGTCCGCCGCTTCCGGGTGGACAACGACGACAAGCTGCGCATCGCGATCATCGCCATCGACCCCACCCGCCGCCGCGGGGGCGGCGCGCTGCTCGGCGACCGCATCAGGATGAACAGCCTCGGCCCCCAGACCTTCTTCCGCTCCCTCGCCACCCGGGGCGCGCCCAACGAGGTGCCCGCCTGCCTCGACGACGTGATCGCGGCCTGCCGCGCCGCCGGGCACGACCTGGTGATCGTCGAGACGCCCGGCATCGGCCAGGGCGACGCCGGCATCGTCCCCCACGTGGACGTGCCGATCTACGTCATGACGCCCGAGTTCGGCGCGGCCTCCCAGCTCGAGAAGATCGACATGCTGGACTTCGCCGAGGCCGTCGTGATCAACAAGTACGAGCGGCGCGGCGCCGAGGACGCCCTCCGCGACGTGCGCCGCCAGCTCGTCCGCAACCGCGAGGCGTTCTCCGCCCGCCCCGAGGACATGCCGGTCTTCGGCACCATCGCCGCCCGCTACAACGACGCCGGCGTCACCGCCCTCTACCACCACCTCAAGGGCCTGCTGCTGCCCGACACCGGCCCCGGGCTGCTGCCGGAGGTCGCCGGCCGCACCTCGCAGACCTCCGCGGCGATCGTGCCGCCCGCCCGCGCCCGCTACCTCGCCGAGATCGCCGAGACCGTGCGCGGCTACCACGCCGAGACCCTGGCCCAGGCCGAGGCGGCCCGCCGCCGCCAGCAGCTCGCCGCCGTCCGCGACCTGCTGGGCGAGGACGACGCCCGCCTGCGCGACCTCCAGGACCGCGCCGAGCGCGAGCTGAGCGAGGAGAGCCGCGCGCTGCTGGACGCCTGGCCGACGACCAGGGAGCGCTACCGTGCCGACGAGCTGGTGGTGAAGGTGCGGGACCGGGAGATCCACACCCCGCTGTGGCGCGAGACGCTGTCGGGCAACCGCATCCCCCGCGTCGCCCTGCCCCGCTACAGCGACCACGGCGACCTGCTGCGCTTCCTGCGCGGCGAGAACCTGCCGGGGGCCTTCCCGTTCACCGCCGGGGTGTTCCCGTTCAAGCGCGACGACGAGGACCCGACCCGGATGTTCGCCGGCGAGGGCGACCCGTTCCGCACCAACCGGCGCTTCAAGCTGCTGTCGGAGGGCCAGCCCGCCACCCGCCTGTCCACGGCGTTCGACTCGGTCACCCTCTACGGCCACGACCCCGACCCGCGCCCCGACATCTACGGCAAGGTCGGCACGTCGGGCGTCTCGATCGCGACGCTCGACGACATGAAGGTGCTCTACGACGGCTTCGACCTGACCGCCCCCGGCACGTCGGTCTCGATGACCATCAACGGCCCCGCCCCGACCATCCTCGCCTTCTACCTCAACACCGCGATCGACCAGGTCAGGGAGCGCTTTCGCGGCGAGCACGGCCGCGACCCCGACGAGCGCGAGGACCGCGAGCTGACCGCCCGCACCCTCGCCACCGTGCGCGGCACCGTCCAGGCCGACATCCTCAAGGAGGACCAGGGCCAGAACACCTGCATCTTCTCCACCGAGTTCTCGCTGCGGATGATGGCCGACATCCAGGAGTGGTTCATCCGCAACGGGGTGCGCAACTTCTACTCGGTCTCGATCTCCGGCTACCACATCGCCGAGGCCGGCGCGAACCCCATCAGCCAGCTCGCCTTCACCATCGCCAACGGCTTCACCTACGTGGAGGCGTACCTGGCCAGGGGCATGAACGTGGACGACTTCGCGCCGAACCTGTCGTTCTTCTTCTCCAACGGCATGGACCCCGAGTACAGCGTGCTCGGCCGGGTGGCCCGCCGCATCTGGGCGGTCGCGATGCGCGAGCGCTACGGCGCCGGCGAGCGCTCGCAGAAGCTCAAGTACCACGTCCAGACCTCGGGCCGCTCCCTGCACGCCCAGGAGATGAACTTCAACGACATCCGCACCACCCTCCAGGCCCTCATCGCGATCTACGACAACTGCAACAGCCTGCACACCAACGCCTTCGACGAGGCCGTCACGACCCCGTCGGCCGACTCCGTGCGGCGCGCGATGGCGATCCAGCTCATCATCAACCGCGAGTGGGGTCTGGCCAGGAACGAGAACCCGCTCCAGGGCTCGTTCGTCGTCGAGGAGCTGACGGACCTGGTGGAGGAGGCCGTGCTGGCCGAGTTCGAGCGGCTGTCGGACCGCGGCGGCGTGCTCGGCGCGATGGAGACCGGCTACCAGCGGGGCCGCATCCAGGACGAGTCCATGCTGTACGAGATGCGCAAGCACGACGGCTCGCTGCCGATCGTCGGCGTCAACACCTTCAGGAAGGACTCCGAGGAGCCGGAGCCGCACCCGCTGGAGCTGGCCCGGGGCACCGAGGAGGAGAAGCGCTCCCAGCTCGACCGGCTGCGCGCCTTCCACGAGCGCAACCGGGAGGAGGCGCCCCGGCAGCTCGCCCGGCTGCGGGAGGCGGCGATGTCGGCGGACAACGCCTTCGAGGTGCTGATGGAGGCGTCCCGGCACTGCTCGCTCGGCCAGATCACCGAGGCCCTGTTCGAGGCGGGCGGCCAGTACCGGCGCAACGTGTGA
- a CDS encoding CHAP domain-containing protein translates to MGGVTLDPIAQRLLETVRQELGYKEKSGQFTKFGQWYADRVQDTQFRNAPWCDMFLAWAADRSGLSTYVGEFAWTPSHAAWFMKQGAWTQQPEPGALVFYDWRGGKSYKGIDHVGIVESVEGKKIHTIEANVDGVWLKRKVRETDKVVGYGVPRLVKANADKLDEIRSTEQPFVRAPGSAAEGSPLDVLGTPPALLAAMVLVTVVLSLRFTRRRGVHRRFTWPWPTSWPWNEPGGPEEQESRAPAPMPETFRDKLLRVGSPPIPEQPRPRERDQERDQERERERVRVGATPGRADQTRADQPRTDQPRAKAGSGQAAARHATPARRKPYDPR, encoded by the coding sequence CTGGGAGGAGTCACCCTGGACCCGATCGCCCAGAGGCTGCTGGAGACGGTACGGCAGGAACTCGGCTATAAGGAGAAGAGCGGCCAGTTCACCAAGTTCGGCCAGTGGTACGCCGATCGCGTCCAAGACACCCAGTTCCGCAACGCCCCCTGGTGTGACATGTTCCTCGCCTGGGCGGCGGACAGGTCCGGCCTCAGCACGTACGTCGGCGAGTTCGCCTGGACCCCCTCGCACGCCGCCTGGTTCATGAAGCAGGGCGCCTGGACGCAGCAGCCCGAGCCCGGGGCCCTGGTCTTCTACGACTGGCGCGGCGGCAAGTCCTACAAGGGCATCGACCACGTCGGCATCGTGGAGAGCGTCGAGGGCAAGAAGATCCACACGATCGAGGCGAACGTGGACGGCGTCTGGCTCAAGCGCAAGGTCCGCGAGACCGACAAGGTCGTCGGGTACGGCGTCCCGCGCCTGGTCAAGGCCAACGCCGACAAGCTGGACGAGATCCGCAGCACCGAGCAGCCGTTCGTGCGGGCGCCGGGCTCCGCGGCCGAGGGCTCGCCGCTGGACGTCCTCGGCACGCCGCCCGCCCTGCTGGCCGCCATGGTCCTGGTGACCGTCGTGCTGTCCTTACGCTTCACCCGCCGCCGCGGGGTGCACCGCCGCTTCACCTGGCCCTGGCCCACGTCCTGGCCGTGGAACGAACCAGGCGGGCCGGAGGAGCAGGAGAGCCGGGCGCCCGCGCCGATGCCGGAGACCTTCCGCGACAAGCTCCTCCGCGTCGGCTCCCCGCCGATCCCCGAGCAGCCCCGCCCCCGGGAGCGGGACCAGGAACGGGACCAGGAACGGGAACGGGAACGCGTGCGGGTCGGCGCAACCCCGGGCCGCGCCGACCAAACCCGCGCCGACCAGCCCCGCACCGATCAGCCCCGTGCCAAGGCCGGTTCCGGGCAGGCGGCCGCGCGGCACGCCACCCCCGCCCGCCGCAAGCCGTACGACCCGCGCTGA
- a CDS encoding N-6 DNA methylase yields MSHDPTVNAGDIARLAGVGRAAVSNWRRRHDDFPQPVGGTANQPLFSLRQVEDWLRRYGKSYQVSLRDRVWQRLKAAGDLRLGELVAQAGALLTGEKALPPDGGLLDDELAALVAELGERHEPLTAYEFLCERYLEAHSRRLSVTREDVAELMVRLVRAEGGTLLDPACGVGTLLIALDRTPRPGGEAPRRPAKVLGQELSETSATITAARLRLRGLDAEIAAGDAMRADAFAGRRADAVVCDPPFNERAWGYEELTGDPRWEYGLPPRGEPELAWVQHCLTHVKPGGPVAILMPPAAASRKAGRRIRANLLRAGALRAVVALPGADLWLLRRPRPGERPPSDVLLLDATADLELVEPAWQAYLEDRSDQTVRIIDLLADEVDMTPARHQRHDDVGRAFREVRDRFLAATAVPPDLKVLEQPLDQPAITLGDLIKEGLVTMVQAPPKMVADGGDVPVLTADDVLNGAPPSGAAVMQQGLVVIRPGDVVASYSSVRVIADGGAVLGPHLTLYRVDTRRLDPDFLAGYLRAAGGRATTGSSRFDVRRTRLPRLPLKEQKAYGEAFRQLAVMEDALREASTLGHTLIRLGLDGLADGHLHPAHGLTP; encoded by the coding sequence ATGAGCCACGACCCGACCGTCAACGCCGGGGACATCGCCCGGCTCGCCGGCGTCGGGCGTGCCGCGGTCAGCAACTGGCGCCGCCGCCACGACGACTTCCCCCAGCCCGTGGGCGGCACCGCCAACCAGCCGCTGTTCTCCCTGCGCCAGGTCGAGGACTGGCTGCGCCGCTATGGGAAGTCCTACCAGGTCTCGCTGAGAGATCGGGTGTGGCAACGCCTGAAAGCCGCGGGCGATTTGCGGCTGGGCGAGCTCGTGGCCCAGGCCGGCGCCCTCCTGACCGGCGAGAAAGCCCTTCCGCCGGACGGCGGCCTGCTGGACGACGAGCTGGCCGCGCTCGTCGCCGAGCTGGGCGAGCGGCACGAGCCGCTGACCGCGTACGAGTTCCTGTGCGAGCGCTACCTGGAGGCCCACTCGCGCCGGCTCTCCGTCACCCGCGAGGACGTCGCCGAGCTCATGGTCCGCCTGGTCCGCGCCGAGGGCGGCACCCTGCTCGACCCCGCCTGCGGCGTCGGAACGCTCCTCATCGCCCTGGACCGCACGCCGCGCCCCGGCGGCGAGGCGCCCCGCCGGCCCGCCAAGGTGCTCGGGCAGGAGCTCAGCGAGACCTCCGCCACCATCACCGCCGCCCGGCTGCGGCTGCGCGGCCTCGACGCCGAGATCGCCGCCGGCGACGCCATGCGCGCCGACGCCTTCGCCGGGCGGCGGGCCGACGCCGTCGTGTGCGACCCGCCGTTCAACGAGCGGGCCTGGGGCTACGAGGAGCTGACCGGCGACCCGCGCTGGGAGTACGGCCTGCCGCCGCGCGGCGAGCCCGAGCTGGCCTGGGTGCAGCACTGCCTCACGCACGTCAAGCCGGGCGGGCCGGTCGCCATCCTCATGCCCCCGGCCGCCGCCAGCCGCAAGGCGGGCCGCCGCATCCGGGCCAACCTGCTGCGCGCGGGCGCGCTGCGGGCGGTCGTCGCGCTGCCCGGCGCCGACCTGTGGCTGTTGCGCCGCCCCCGGCCGGGCGAGCGGCCCCCGTCCGACGTGCTGCTCCTCGACGCCACCGCCGACCTCGAGCTGGTCGAGCCGGCCTGGCAGGCGTACCTGGAGGACCGTTCCGACCAGACCGTGCGCATCATCGACCTGCTGGCCGACGAGGTCGACATGACCCCGGCCCGCCACCAGCGCCACGACGACGTGGGCCGCGCCTTCCGCGAGGTCCGCGACCGCTTCCTCGCCGCCACCGCGGTGCCGCCCGACCTCAAGGTCCTGGAGCAGCCGCTCGACCAGCCCGCCATCACGCTCGGCGACCTCATCAAGGAGGGCCTGGTCACCATGGTGCAGGCGCCGCCGAAGATGGTCGCCGACGGCGGCGACGTGCCCGTGCTCACCGCCGACGACGTGCTCAACGGCGCCCCGCCCTCCGGGGCGGCGGTCATGCAGCAGGGCCTGGTCGTGATCCGGCCCGGCGACGTCGTCGCGTCCTACTCCAGCGTGCGGGTGATCGCCGACGGCGGCGCGGTGCTCGGGCCGCACCTGACCCTCTACCGGGTCGACACCCGGCGGCTCGACCCCGACTTCCTGGCCGGCTACCTGCGGGCCGCCGGCGGGCGGGCGACGACCGGCTCCAGCCGGTTCGACGTGCGGCGCACCCGGCTGCCGCGGCTGCCCCTCAAGGAGCAGAAGGCGTACGGGGAGGCCTTCCGCCAGCTCGCCGTCATGGAGGACGCCCTCCGGGAGGCGTCCACGCTCGGGCACACCCTCATCCGCCTCGGCCTCGACGGCCTCGCCGACGGCCACCTGCACCCCGCCCACGGCCTCACCCCATGA
- a CDS encoding PP2C family protein-serine/threonine phosphatase gives MKHNIRYAAGSDVGRRREQNEDSGYASGRLLVVADGMGGHAAGELASSAAIAVMRELDATLPETGADLEAALEGAIAEAGRRLVELADIDPARRGMGTTVTAMLFDGYRFALAHLGDSRGYLLRDGALYQMTKDHTLVQSMVDEGRITEDQAAVHPRRSMVLRVLGSEGRAEPDMALREAEPDDRYLLCSDGLTTVLGPETLHEVLTTVADPVAAVQRLIDLANEGGSPDNVTVIVADVVAPGAGDVAVYRVGAGA, from the coding sequence ATGAAGCACAACATCCGCTATGCCGCCGGATCAGACGTGGGCCGCCGCAGGGAGCAGAACGAGGACTCCGGCTATGCCAGCGGCCGTTTGCTCGTGGTGGCCGACGGGATGGGCGGGCACGCGGCGGGCGAGCTGGCCAGCTCGGCCGCGATCGCGGTCATGCGCGAGCTGGATGCCACGCTTCCCGAGACGGGCGCCGACCTGGAGGCCGCGCTGGAGGGCGCCATCGCCGAGGCGGGCCGCCGGCTGGTCGAGCTGGCGGACATCGACCCGGCGCGCCGGGGGATGGGGACCACGGTGACCGCCATGCTGTTCGACGGCTACCGCTTCGCCCTGGCTCATCTCGGTGACTCCCGCGGATATCTGCTGCGCGATGGTGCTCTCTACCAGATGACCAAGGATCACACACTTGTGCAGTCGATGGTGGACGAAGGACGGATAACGGAGGATCAGGCCGCCGTGCACCCCCGGCGTTCCATGGTGCTGCGGGTGCTGGGCAGCGAGGGTCGGGCCGAGCCCGACATGGCGCTGCGCGAGGCCGAGCCGGACGACCGCTACCTCCTGTGCTCCGACGGGCTGACGACCGTTCTCGGCCCGGAGACGCTGCACGAGGTGCTGACCACGGTGGCCGACCCGGTCGCGGCCGTGCAGCGGCTCATCGACCTGGCCAACGAGGGCGGCTCGCCGGACAACGTCACCGTGATCGTGGCCGACGTGGTGGCCCCGGGCGCGGGCGACGTCGCGGTCTACCGGGTGGGCGCGGGCGCCTGA
- a CDS encoding TIGR03619 family F420-dependent LLM class oxidoreductase has product MELGLAVPQYGRFAALGSVLEVARAAETMGFASLWAGDRLLTPLAPKDRYPGGDGRVPEAHRVFLDPFAVLSVAASATTSVRLGTSALNACWYPPAVLARSLTTLDHLSGGRLVAGLGLGWSSDEYAAAGVPWKDRARRYEATLDALEAIWGSDPVTFEHDLWTIAPSHIEPKPARRPPVHLAGFADAALRRVGRRGDGWLTAALPLPALTAMWATVRESAERAGRDPDALRMVLRSNPVVTPDGTPPRGGTVAGICGYLAAAAEAGVHEVILDLQHTATGDQHLLELAAEFRDRLT; this is encoded by the coding sequence GTGGAGCTGGGCCTGGCCGTGCCGCAGTACGGCAGGTTCGCCGCGCTCGGCAGCGTGCTGGAGGTGGCGCGCGCCGCCGAGACGATGGGCTTCGCCAGCCTGTGGGCCGGTGACCGGCTCCTGACCCCGCTCGCGCCGAAGGACCGCTACCCGGGCGGCGACGGCCGCGTCCCCGAGGCCCACCGGGTGTTCCTGGACCCGTTCGCGGTGCTGTCGGTGGCCGCCTCCGCGACGACGTCGGTGCGGCTCGGCACCAGCGCGCTCAACGCCTGCTGGTACCCCCCGGCCGTGCTGGCCCGCTCCCTCACCACCCTCGACCACCTCAGCGGCGGCCGGCTGGTCGCGGGCCTCGGGCTCGGGTGGTCCTCCGACGAGTACGCCGCCGCCGGCGTGCCCTGGAAGGACCGCGCGCGGCGCTACGAGGCCACCCTCGACGCGCTGGAGGCCATCTGGGGCAGCGACCCGGTGACGTTCGAGCACGACCTGTGGACGATCGCGCCCAGCCACATCGAGCCCAAGCCGGCCCGCCGCCCGCCCGTCCACCTGGCCGGCTTCGCCGACGCGGCGCTGCGCCGGGTCGGCCGGCGCGGCGACGGCTGGCTGACCGCCGCGCTGCCGCTGCCCGCGCTGACCGCCATGTGGGCGACCGTCCGGGAGAGCGCCGAGCGGGCCGGGCGCGACCCGGACGCGCTGCGCATGGTGCTGCGCAGCAACCCGGTCGTGACCCCGGACGGCACGCCGCCGCGCGGCGGCACCGTGGCCGGGATCTGCGGCTACCTGGCCGCGGCGGCGGAGGCCGGGGTCCACGAGGTGATCCTGGACCTGCAGCACACCGCCACCGGCGACCAGCACCTGCTGGAGCTGGCCGCGGAGTTCCGCGACCGGCTCACCTGA